In Penicillium psychrofluorescens genome assembly, chromosome: 5, a single window of DNA contains:
- a CDS encoding uncharacterized protein (ID:PFLUO_008032-T1.cds;~source:funannotate), whose amino-acid sequence MVSETTDYGFLRPPDNTDHEPAYRVQSHYKPLHTFRLPAGAGRHYKQQYGDMYFLRLAHLKPAVEKVATEAWEGFNIAGEHARRVDRVLDVRQGELCWVAGTVYMDLPLKPNILDDLTKENFTSAPPPRRTYVDPSNPALTEIMMEDESGRLRLTGAGLASTHLATGAIIAALGTENSNGDFEVIDIKVPDLALQPRRWAGDKEGKATRPGKIAFVSGLGITGTSSDTLALELLSEYLLGYTGFSGDTENSPSADASTITRLIIAGNSLGARIVTELDSDNAPGEKKKAAPKKYGYDAASYNASPITHLDNFLAEILPSIPVTIMPGDSDPANFSLPQQAIHRAMFPQARAYATAPPTAGEIDPQAGWFDSVTNPWEGDVEGWRLWGCSGQNVDDVLRYLDFTGDDGEEDDSDARLRIMEAMLRWRCGVPTAPDTIWAYPFQEDDPFVLQSCPHIFFTGNQPKFDTRVIEGQIPLHLDGDGGDDTEMADAADTSSARVRLLSLPRFGETGELVLVDTETLEVEVVRFGVFGGQ is encoded by the exons ATGGTCTCCGAGACCACGGACTATGGCTTCCTACGCCCGCCAGATAATACAGACCATGAACCCGCCTACCGCGTACAGTCCCACTACAAGCCCCTGCACACCTTCCGCCTACCCGCCGGCGCAGGACGGCACTACAAGCAGCAGTATGGCGACATGTACTTCCTGCGGCTGGCGCACCTGAAACCAGCGGTGGAGAAGGTAGCGACAGAGGCCTGGGAGGGATTCAAT ATTGCCGGCGAACACGCGCGGCGCGTGGATCGAGTGCTCGATGTGCGGCAGGGCGAGCTGTGCTGGGTCGCCGGCACGGTGTATATGGATCTGCCGCTGAAGCCGAATATTCTGGATGATCTGACGAAGGAG AATTTCACATCTGCGCCGCCTCCGCGTCGCACATACGTGGACCCATCGAATCCGGCGTTGACGGAGATcatgatggaggatgagTCCGGACGTCTGCGTTTGACAGGTGCGGGTCTTGCGTCGACACACTTGGCTACCGGTGCTATTATCGCTGCGCTGGGGACAGAGAACTCGAATGGTGATTTCGAGGTCATTGATATCAAGGTGCCGGATTTAGCGCTCCAACCTAGGCGATGGGCGGGGGACAAGGAGGGGAAAGCAACAAGACCGGGCAAGATTGCGTTTGTCAGTGGACTGGGGATTACAGGGACGTCGAGCGATACGCTCGCATTGGAGCTCCTGTCCGAGTATCTCTTGGGCTACACTGGATTCTCGGGCGATACCGAAAACAGCCCTTCGGCAGACGCATCCACGATCACACGGCTTATCATTGCAGGTAATTCGCTCGGAGCCAGGATAGTCACTGAACTCGACAGCGACAATGCAccaggagagaaaaagaaagctgCGCCGAAGAAGTACGGCTACGATGCGGCCTCCTACAACGCCTCGCCCATCACCCATCTCGATAATTTCCTCGCGGAGATCCTACCCAGCATCCCCGTAACCATCATGCCGGGCGATTCCGATCCGGCCAATTTCTCTCTGCCGCAGCAGGCTATCCACCGCGCGATGTTTCCGCAGGCGAGAGCATACGCGACAGCACCACCGACAGCGGGCGAAATTGACCCGCAAGCGGGCTGGTTTGACAGCGTCACAAATCCGTGGGAGGGCGATGTCGAAGGGTGGCGGCTTTGGGGCTGCAGCGGACAGAACGTGGACGATGTCCTGCGATATCTGGATTTCACCGGTGATGacggcgaggaagacgacTCGGACGCACGGCTGCGGATTATGGAAGCTATGCTCCGATGGCGATGCGGTGTGCCGACTGCCCCCGACACAATCT GGGCATATCCATTCCAAGAAGACGACCCTTTCGTGCTGCAATCCTGCCCCCACATCTTCTTCACGGGGAACCAGCCCAAGTTCGACACGCGGGTCATCGAAGGCCAGATCCCACTCCACTTGGACGGGGATGGGGGTGATGATACCGAGATGGCCGATGCGGCAGACACGTCCTCTGCGCGCGTGCGGCTGTTGTCGCTTCCAAGGTTTGGTGAGACGGGCGAGCTGGTGCTGGTTGATACTGAGACGCTGGAGGTGGAGGTTGTGCGGTTTGGGGTTTTTGGGGGgcaataa